In Bacillus cereus ATCC 14579, a single window of DNA contains:
- the ytzI gene encoding YtzI protein — protein MFKILIIGIIIVLIILVLSVMTINKGYAYKHSVDKLEDNPYTKKNKENS, from the coding sequence ATGTTCAAAATATTAATTATCGGTATTATCATCGTCCTAATCATCCTCGTACTCTCCGTCATGACAATTAATAAAGGCTATGCTTATAAACATTCCGTCGATAAACTAGAAGACAATCCTTATACAAAAAAGAATAAGGAGAATTCCTAA
- a CDS encoding DUF3267 domain-containing protein, giving the protein MDKRKETTVTVSMVKLNFSLFFIIIALSVGIGYLHIFLSGGVQVEVTLLTMFLFIIAMIVLVCIHEAIHLIGFRYIGGVPWSELKWGVNWKLGVAYAHSKQAVTVKQMKKVLMLPFLPTGILPIVLGLAMNLEPLSFLGILLTAGCIGDIAVYQKVSKFPDDALVKDHPSKPQFTVYE; this is encoded by the coding sequence ATGGATAAAAGAAAAGAAACGACTGTTACTGTTTCGATGGTTAAATTAAACTTTTCTTTATTTTTTATAATAATTGCTTTGTCGGTTGGAATTGGTTATTTGCATATATTTCTTTCAGGTGGGGTTCAAGTCGAAGTTACATTATTAACGATGTTTCTTTTTATTATCGCAATGATTGTTCTCGTTTGTATTCATGAAGCGATACATTTAATTGGCTTTCGCTATATCGGAGGTGTTCCGTGGAGTGAACTAAAATGGGGCGTTAATTGGAAATTAGGTGTTGCATATGCTCATTCTAAACAGGCGGTTACAGTAAAGCAAATGAAGAAAGTGTTAATGCTTCCGTTTTTACCAACTGGAATTTTGCCAATTGTATTGGGATTAGCTATGAATCTGGAGCCACTCTCATTTTTAGGAATTCTACTAACAGCAGGGTGTATCGGCGACATTGCCGTATATCAAAAAGTTTCAAAGTTTCCAGATGATGCGCTAGTAAAAGATCATCCGAGTAAACCGCAGTTTACAGTATATGAATAA
- a CDS encoding DUF3953 domain-containing protein has protein sequence MLKWGRITLSLIALSIAIYGFFTGNREIIPYMFIFLGGMALTISLEEILKQQTGGSVLALLAGAAALFIGFTEIF, from the coding sequence ATGCTAAAATGGGGACGGATTACTTTATCACTTATTGCCTTATCTATAGCAATCTATGGATTTTTTACTGGTAATAGAGAAATAATCCCTTATATGTTCATCTTTTTAGGAGGTATGGCCCTCACCATAAGTTTAGAGGAAATATTAAAACAGCAAACAGGAGGTAGTGTGCTCGCTCTACTAGCAGGAGCCGCTGCTTTATTTATTGGTTTCACAGAAATATTCTAG
- the mutTA gene encoding antimutator 8-oxo-(dGTP/GTP)ase: MYKFKDYYHNTVQLSFERYPFSPEPKHVWVVCRYGDQWLLTHHLRRGLEFPGGKVELGETPEEAAVREVHEETGGIVSDLTYLGQYKVSGKDKIIIKNIYFATISAVEEHTHYEETKGSVLLKDIPDNIKTNRKFSFIMRDDVLARTMKHIEEIGCFTK, from the coding sequence ATGTACAAATTTAAAGATTATTACCACAACACTGTACAATTATCGTTTGAACGTTATCCATTTTCTCCTGAGCCAAAGCATGTTTGGGTTGTATGCCGGTACGGGGATCAATGGTTATTAACGCATCATTTACGTCGCGGTCTTGAATTTCCAGGTGGTAAAGTAGAACTAGGGGAAACACCGGAAGAAGCGGCAGTTCGAGAGGTTCATGAAGAAACCGGCGGCATAGTTTCTGATTTAACTTACTTAGGACAATACAAAGTATCTGGAAAAGACAAAATAATCATTAAAAACATTTATTTTGCAACAATTAGTGCGGTAGAAGAACATACGCATTACGAAGAAACGAAAGGGTCTGTTTTATTAAAAGACATTCCTGACAACATTAAAACGAATAGAAAATTTAGCTTTATAATGCGCGATGACGTATTAGCGCGTACGATGAAACATATAGAAGAAATCGGCTGTTTTACAAAGTAA
- a CDS encoding DUF3986 family protein: MEYEYDDSVHLHLDYFGTECDMESIAYKRKNEDVWDVYFNFGVYGIQKDDVELGRFMDEYAGHYVFSVHARDLSWEFGSAQFEEWVLKNRIVEKTLQK, translated from the coding sequence ATGGAGTACGAATACGATGATAGCGTACATTTACATCTTGATTATTTCGGGACAGAATGTGATATGGAATCGATTGCTTATAAGAGAAAGAATGAAGACGTATGGGATGTGTATTTTAATTTTGGAGTATACGGTATTCAGAAAGACGATGTAGAGTTAGGGAGATTTATGGACGAATATGCTGGTCATTACGTTTTTTCTGTACATGCTCGCGATCTTAGCTGGGAATTTGGAAGTGCCCAGTTTGAAGAGTGGGTTTTGAAAAATCGGATAGTAGAAAAAACGCTACAAAAATAG
- a CDS encoding HAD family hydrolase, which produces MIRAILFDLDGTLLDRRQSLEQFICEQYNRFSSHLMSIEKSKYCSRFLELDNNGYTWKDKVYATLLSEYNITTLTQEQLLHDYITNFQHHCIPFKNTHELLQQLKKRNIKIGIITNGFTEFQMSNLRALHIHTYTNTILVSEAEGIKKPHPEIFERALQRLDVKAEECLYIGDHPENDVLGSEQVGILGVWKKDSFWGDFKHSRIVDDLLEVLSFLEVEVEIKIQ; this is translated from the coding sequence ATGATTCGTGCAATCTTATTCGACTTAGATGGAACACTATTAGATCGACGCCAATCTTTAGAACAATTTATTTGTGAGCAATATAATCGCTTCTCCTCACATTTGATGAGTATAGAGAAATCAAAGTATTGTTCTCGATTTCTTGAACTCGATAATAATGGCTATACGTGGAAGGATAAAGTATATGCTACTCTCCTTTCCGAATACAACATTACTACTTTAACGCAAGAGCAACTACTACACGACTATATTACAAACTTCCAACATCATTGTATTCCTTTCAAAAACACGCATGAACTACTTCAACAGTTAAAAAAGCGAAACATTAAAATTGGTATTATCACAAACGGTTTTACTGAATTTCAGATGAGCAACCTTCGAGCACTACATATACATACGTATACAAACACCATTCTCGTTTCAGAAGCTGAAGGAATTAAAAAACCTCACCCTGAAATTTTCGAACGTGCTTTGCAAAGACTAGATGTGAAGGCAGAAGAATGTCTTTATATTGGAGATCATCCAGAAAACGATGTGCTTGGTTCTGAACAAGTAGGGATTCTTGGTGTTTGGAAAAAAGATTCGTTTTGGGGTGATTTTAAGCATTCACGTATCGTAGATGATTTGTTGGAGGTGCTTTCGTTTTTAGAGGTGGAGGTGGAGATAAAAATACAATAA
- a CDS encoding LTA synthase family protein translates to MKYGSTLFHLPKRNILISSIISSMVTLLVITILFMILKVFNLDMMKDHLNQKLVLSVMMIFVWGITFYITHFNKKEMSILRASLREHFILFLLAHTVALFYIVMQVNMSFIEAMNWIYFYNMQFILSFVVIYAIYILVYNLIGKVFLSMVLTSCTLVILCIVNYLKLIFRGDPLYPSDFTQITHMQSVIPMVMDYFSWSYIFVIILSIVACIVAGIYMRRYIQNVKIHLGIRALLVVGSIFVLYAYGNFANTFMNKVFQKSGVDFVLWNQNENYASNGFVLGFISNLDTTVMEKPKNYSKENMLQIANDIKKQYSGNIGSQKKKEKPNIIFVMSESFWDPTKVTNLSFSEDPVPNLHHYIENFPGGQTISPTFGGNTANVEFEALTSYSMSLLKPGSIPYQQVITNKKEIPSIPTALKKEGYYTSAIHSFGRTFFKRDDVYKVLGFDKFNAEDTMENVDIDGDYISDLAMSKEIIAELEEQKQPTFIHAVTMQNHFPFTEGRFGENLIEISGLENEESKGELETYTEGLRRSDEALQYLIEQLDNFDRPTLLVFFGDHLPSLGTNKSFYKENEYITNEKTSNERLAMAQTPLLMYANFDMPNDNLGLVSPIHFSNLIFDYAGLNKSLFYQFLSELYKEIPVLRDELKVDKNGEVINDLTKKQKEMLEQYKMLQYDLLVGNQYSKDILFK, encoded by the coding sequence TTGAAGTATGGTTCTACACTTTTTCATCTTCCAAAAAGAAATATATTAATTTCTAGCATTATAAGTAGTATGGTGACTTTATTAGTAATAACTATACTGTTTATGATTTTAAAGGTTTTCAATTTAGACATGATGAAAGATCATTTAAATCAAAAGCTTGTTTTAAGTGTTATGATGATTTTCGTATGGGGCATAACGTTTTATATTACGCATTTCAATAAAAAAGAGATGTCTATACTTAGAGCATCCCTACGAGAGCATTTTATATTATTTTTGCTAGCTCATACAGTAGCGTTATTTTATATTGTCATGCAAGTTAATATGAGTTTCATAGAGGCAATGAATTGGATTTACTTTTATAATATGCAGTTTATATTAAGTTTTGTAGTAATTTATGCAATATATATTCTTGTATATAATTTAATAGGTAAGGTTTTTCTAAGTATGGTTTTAACGAGCTGTACGTTAGTCATTTTATGTATTGTGAATTATTTGAAGCTTATTTTCAGAGGTGATCCGTTATATCCTTCTGATTTTACACAAATTACGCATATGCAATCTGTTATACCGATGGTGATGGACTATTTTAGTTGGAGTTATATTTTTGTCATTATCTTAAGTATCGTAGCTTGTATTGTAGCAGGGATATATATGAGAAGGTATATTCAAAATGTAAAGATTCATCTAGGAATAAGAGCCTTATTAGTAGTAGGGTCTATTTTTGTTCTATATGCGTATGGTAATTTTGCGAATACATTTATGAATAAAGTATTTCAAAAATCAGGTGTAGATTTTGTTTTGTGGAATCAAAATGAGAACTATGCTTCAAATGGTTTTGTACTTGGGTTTATTAGCAATTTAGATACAACAGTTATGGAAAAACCAAAAAATTATTCTAAAGAAAATATGCTTCAAATAGCAAACGATATAAAAAAACAATATAGTGGAAATATAGGGAGCCAAAAGAAAAAAGAGAAACCGAATATTATTTTTGTAATGAGTGAATCGTTTTGGGATCCGACGAAAGTAACTAACCTTTCTTTTAGTGAAGATCCTGTACCAAATTTACATCATTATATAGAAAACTTTCCTGGTGGACAAACTATTTCTCCTACATTTGGGGGAAATACGGCGAACGTTGAATTTGAGGCATTAACAAGTTATTCAATGAGTTTGTTAAAGCCAGGTTCTATACCATATCAGCAGGTTATTACAAATAAGAAAGAAATTCCATCAATCCCTACGGCGTTGAAAAAAGAAGGTTATTATACAAGTGCAATTCATTCATTTGGTCGCACATTCTTTAAACGTGACGATGTATATAAGGTGTTAGGATTTGATAAGTTTAATGCAGAGGACACGATGGAAAATGTGGATATTGATGGAGATTATATTAGTGATTTAGCGATGAGTAAAGAGATAATTGCTGAGTTAGAGGAACAAAAACAACCTACATTTATTCATGCAGTTACGATGCAAAATCATTTTCCATTTACAGAGGGCCGATTTGGTGAAAACCTAATCGAAATTAGCGGTCTAGAAAATGAAGAATCAAAGGGAGAATTAGAGACGTATACAGAAGGATTAAGACGTTCAGATGAGGCTCTTCAATATTTAATAGAGCAACTAGATAATTTTGATAGACCTACATTATTAGTATTCTTTGGAGATCATCTTCCATCATTAGGAACAAATAAATCTTTTTATAAAGAAAATGAGTATATAACGAATGAAAAAACATCGAATGAACGTTTAGCGATGGCGCAAACGCCGCTATTAATGTATGCAAACTTTGATATGCCAAATGATAATTTAGGTTTAGTAAGCCCAATTCATTTTTCTAATCTTATTTTTGATTATGCAGGATTAAATAAATCCTTATTTTATCAATTTTTATCGGAACTTTACAAGGAAATACCAGTACTTAGAGATGAATTAAAAGTTGATAAAAATGGAGAAGTAATCAATGATTTAACAAAGAAACAAAAAGAAATGTTAGAGCAATATAAAATGCTCCAATATGATTTACTCGTCGGAAATCAATATAGTAAAGATATCCTCTTTAAATAA
- a CDS encoding ABC transporter ATP-binding protein, which produces MSFLQIRNVSHCFFAKENAKLILEDMSLQVEEGEFISILGPSGCGKTTLLSIIAGLLDPIDGIVFLDGEPITTKTSSMGYMLQQDYLFPWKTIEENIMLGLHIRRIYDEQMKEHTLNLLKQVGLHGVERQYPRELSGGMRQRAALVRTLATDPKILLLDEPFSALDYQTKLKLEELVFNLLNKYKKTSLLVTHDIEEAIAMSDRIYLLQANPGKIAKTFIVPESIRSLSPLEARHHYDFPALFQDIWKELERLG; this is translated from the coding sequence ATGAGTTTTTTACAAATACGTAACGTTTCTCACTGCTTTTTTGCAAAAGAGAATGCCAAACTTATTCTTGAAGATATGAGCTTACAAGTGGAAGAAGGCGAATTTATTTCTATACTCGGCCCAAGTGGTTGCGGTAAAACAACGCTCCTCTCAATCATTGCTGGGTTACTTGATCCAATTGATGGTATTGTCTTTTTAGATGGTGAACCAATTACAACGAAAACATCATCTATGGGATATATGTTGCAGCAAGATTACTTATTCCCGTGGAAAACGATTGAAGAAAATATTATGCTTGGACTTCATATTCGAAGGATTTATGATGAACAAATGAAAGAACATACTTTAAATCTTTTAAAGCAAGTCGGTCTACATGGGGTAGAAAGACAATATCCTCGTGAACTATCCGGCGGTATGCGTCAACGTGCTGCTCTCGTTCGAACGTTAGCAACTGATCCGAAAATTTTATTACTAGATGAACCATTCTCCGCACTCGATTATCAAACGAAATTAAAACTAGAAGAACTCGTTTTCAACTTACTAAATAAATATAAGAAAACATCACTACTTGTTACTCACGATATTGAAGAGGCGATTGCGATGAGTGATCGTATTTATTTACTTCAAGCGAATCCTGGAAAAATCGCGAAAACCTTTATCGTCCCGGAAAGTATCCGTTCTTTATCACCGTTAGAAGCACGCCATCACTACGATTTCCCAGCCCTCTTTCAAGATATATGGAAGGAGCTGGAACGACTTGGATAA
- a CDS encoding alpha/beta fold hydrolase, whose protein sequence is MFVTVEKDVHIFVQDVNPGPGSKTVFFVHGWPLNHQMYQYQLNVLPEHGFRCIAMDIRGNGQSDKPWTGYTYDRLADDIAIVLEALQVENATLVGFSVGGALSIRYMSRYNGRRISKLALIDAVSPSFVKNQESPYGVPKEQADALINQMYANLPKFLNDVSLSFFNRNLGAATLEWFSYLGMQSASYALIKILQAAANEDVTKDLNKINVPTKIFHGVHDQLIPYKSAELTQQRIKNSQLHALTNSGHGSPIDQADELNKELIKFLHA, encoded by the coding sequence ATGTTTGTTACTGTCGAGAAAGATGTGCATATTTTTGTGCAAGACGTTAACCCTGGTCCAGGTAGTAAGACTGTTTTCTTCGTTCACGGATGGCCTTTAAATCATCAAATGTACCAATATCAACTCAATGTTTTACCTGAGCATGGCTTTCGCTGTATCGCCATGGATATACGAGGGAATGGGCAATCTGATAAGCCATGGACTGGTTACACGTATGATCGATTAGCCGATGATATCGCAATTGTTCTGGAAGCACTTCAAGTAGAGAACGCTACATTAGTCGGTTTCTCAGTTGGTGGTGCTCTTTCTATTCGCTATATGTCTCGCTATAATGGGCGCCGCATTTCTAAGCTCGCATTAATTGACGCTGTCTCCCCCTCTTTCGTTAAAAATCAAGAGTCCCCTTACGGTGTACCGAAAGAACAAGCAGATGCTCTCATTAATCAAATGTATGCTAATTTACCAAAATTTTTAAATGATGTATCTTTATCCTTTTTTAATAGAAACTTAGGGGCTGCAACCCTTGAATGGTTTTCTTATCTCGGTATGCAGTCCGCTTCTTATGCCCTTATAAAAATTTTACAAGCAGCTGCAAATGAAGATGTAACGAAAGATTTAAATAAAATTAACGTCCCAACAAAAATCTTCCACGGCGTTCACGACCAACTAATTCCTTACAAAAGTGCTGAGCTTACGCAACAACGAATTAAAAATTCTCAGTTACATGCTCTTACAAATAGTGGTCATGGTTCACCAATCGATCAAGCGGATGAATTAAATAAAGAACTGATAAAATTTTTACATGCATAA
- a CDS encoding ABC transporter permease — protein sequence MDNIKQLHEQFRKKERRRAWIARSLQLLLLILFFALWEIASKKEWIDPLLFSSPSSIWDLFLTKWIDGSLWVHIWTTLLETGVGFILGTVLGAIIATFLWWMPLLARVLDPYLVVLNAMPKVALGPIIIVIFGPNISSSIAMGVIISIIITILVIYSAFQEVDSNYIKVMDTFGANKWQCYKQVVLPASFPAIISTLKVNVGLSWVGVIFGELLVSKQGLGYLISYGFQVFNFTLVLLSVLLTCVLATLMYVFVEAFEKILIGKRKRS from the coding sequence TTGGATAATATAAAACAACTACATGAACAATTTCGAAAGAAAGAACGCAGGCGTGCTTGGATTGCTCGCTCACTACAGCTTTTACTACTTATTCTTTTCTTTGCACTATGGGAAATAGCTAGCAAAAAAGAATGGATTGATCCTTTACTCTTTAGCTCTCCTTCGAGTATTTGGGATCTCTTCTTAACGAAATGGATCGACGGTTCACTTTGGGTCCACATATGGACGACATTGCTGGAAACAGGAGTAGGCTTCATTCTCGGAACGGTACTCGGTGCTATTATTGCCACGTTTCTTTGGTGGATGCCACTTCTAGCCCGCGTACTTGATCCTTACCTCGTCGTCCTAAATGCAATGCCAAAAGTTGCACTCGGTCCAATCATCATCGTTATTTTCGGTCCAAACATTTCATCTTCTATCGCAATGGGAGTAATCATTTCCATCATCATTACCATTCTCGTTATTTACAGTGCATTTCAAGAAGTCGATTCTAACTATATAAAAGTGATGGACACATTTGGCGCAAATAAATGGCAATGTTATAAGCAAGTCGTTCTCCCTGCATCCTTTCCAGCAATTATCTCAACGTTAAAAGTAAATGTTGGTTTATCCTGGGTTGGTGTTATTTTCGGAGAACTTCTCGTTTCCAAACAAGGACTTGGCTACTTAATTAGCTACGGATTCCAAGTCTTTAACTTCACACTCGTCTTACTTAGCGTACTACTCACATGTGTTCTTGCAACTCTTATGTATGTATTTGTTGAGGCATTTGAAAAAATTCTAATTGGAAAAAGAAAAAGAAGCTGA
- a CDS encoding ABC transporter substrate-binding protein, producing the protein MKKLIAIFCIMLLAVFTFAACSSKKEGTKEQTQNIRVGEVTHSLFYAPLYVGIEKGFFKDEGLNIDLQTTAGGDKTMTALLSGGIDIALVGSETSIYVHQQGAKDPVINFAQLTQTDGTFLVSRKKLDSFNWNDVKGVTFLGQRKGGMPQMVGEYVLKKNGIDPRKDTNLIQNIEFANIANAFASGTGEFVQLFEPTASIFEKEGKGYIVASFGNESGTVPYTTFMAKESFLKKDKAAAEKFTRALYKAQQWVDTHSPEEIADAVSPLFKDTSKDITVKVIERYKKQHSYATNPLLDAEEWKQLQTIMKDAGELQKEVPHEALVNTKIAESVIKK; encoded by the coding sequence GTGAAAAAATTAATCGCGATTTTTTGCATCATGTTACTAGCTGTTTTTACTTTTGCTGCTTGTAGTAGTAAAAAAGAAGGTACGAAAGAACAAACTCAAAACATTCGCGTCGGCGAAGTTACCCATTCTCTCTTCTATGCCCCATTATATGTTGGGATTGAAAAAGGATTTTTTAAAGATGAAGGACTAAATATTGACCTACAAACAACAGCTGGTGGCGATAAAACGATGACCGCCCTATTATCTGGCGGAATTGATATTGCTCTCGTCGGTTCTGAAACGTCTATTTACGTTCATCAACAAGGAGCGAAAGACCCTGTCATTAACTTTGCACAGCTTACACAAACAGATGGGACATTTTTAGTTTCACGTAAAAAACTAGACTCTTTTAATTGGAATGACGTAAAAGGTGTTACATTTTTAGGACAGCGTAAAGGCGGCATGCCGCAAATGGTTGGGGAATACGTTTTAAAGAAAAATGGCATTGATCCTCGTAAAGATACGAACTTAATTCAAAATATCGAATTTGCTAATATTGCAAATGCCTTTGCATCTGGTACAGGAGAGTTTGTCCAGCTCTTTGAACCGACTGCAAGCATATTCGAAAAAGAAGGTAAAGGTTATATCGTCGCTTCATTCGGAAATGAATCTGGTACTGTTCCTTATACAACATTCATGGCAAAAGAAAGTTTCTTAAAGAAAGATAAAGCTGCTGCTGAAAAGTTCACACGTGCGCTCTATAAAGCACAGCAATGGGTTGATACACATAGTCCAGAAGAGATTGCTGATGCTGTTTCCCCGCTATTTAAAGACACTTCAAAAGACATTACAGTAAAAGTAATTGAACGGTATAAAAAGCAACATTCTTATGCGACAAATCCACTACTAGATGCGGAAGAATGGAAACAGCTCCAAACGATTATGAAAGACGCTGGTGAATTACAAAAAGAAGTCCCACATGAAGCGCTCGTCAATACAAAAATTGCCGAAAGCGTTATTAAGAAATAG
- a CDS encoding DUF3953 domain-containing protein, with product MLRILRIIVALTVIVMSAIGLYTGQNNSLPLSQFLLGALMFLIAFEQIKKRESATGLICIIAGAFIWIVLIITYIK from the coding sequence ATGCTTCGTATACTTCGCATCATAGTAGCACTCACTGTGATCGTTATGTCGGCAATTGGATTATATACAGGTCAAAATAATTCTTTACCTCTTTCACAATTTCTATTAGGGGCTTTAATGTTTCTCATCGCATTTGAACAAATAAAGAAAAGGGAATCAGCAACTGGACTTATTTGTATTATTGCCGGTGCTTTCATTTGGATTGTTCTCATTATTACCTACATAAAATAG